From Camelina sativa cultivar DH55 chromosome 7, Cs, whole genome shotgun sequence, one genomic window encodes:
- the LOC109125446 gene encoding KDEL-tailed cysteine endopeptidase CEP3-like, protein MENVFLIIFSIFLILQYVRGFDFEERELQNEESFLQLYERWMRYYSVERLPDEREQTFNNFKDTVMFVHENKNIPYNLKLNKFADLTFKEFSNIYADCNSGYDTKGSPNASGRFMYENATQLPDSIDWREKGAVTPVKDQKGCCKSFWKALVLYVKKKKGKL, encoded by the coding sequence ATGGAAAATGTTTTCTtgatcattttttctatatttctcaTTCTCCAGTATGTTCGGGGATTCGACTTTGAAGAAAGGGAATTGCAGAACGAGGAAAGCTTCCTTCAGCTCTATGAGAGATGGATGAGATACTACTCAGTTGAAAGGCTCCCTGATGAGAGGGAACAGACGTTCAACAATTTCAAAGACACTGTGATGTTTGTCCACGAGAACAAGAACATACCCTACAACCTTAAACTCAACAAGTTCGCCGACTTGACATTCAAAGAGTTTTCAAACATCTACGCAGATTGTAACTCCGGCTATGATACTAAAGGGTCTCCAAATGCATCCGGACGGTTTATGTATGAGAACGCGACTCAACTCCCGGACTCGATTGATTGGAGAGAGAAAGGCGCCGTTACTCCAGTCAAGGATCAAAAGGGTTGTTGTAAGTCTTTTTGGAAAGCTTTAGTTTtatacgtaaaaaaaaaaaaaggaaagcttTAG